In Lycium ferocissimum isolate CSIRO_LF1 chromosome 3, AGI_CSIRO_Lferr_CH_V1, whole genome shotgun sequence, the genomic window AATTCTTACATGAAACCACAGCTTCCCTCTCCAAACCCAAAAACCAGCCCCTTCTCCAAACGGTCACACCTGCTCATCCTATATTTGGGAAGTTTAGATAGTTTTCACAAAACGTGgggttttcatgtttatgagaaaAAGTACAACTTtcgaaatccaaattgcatgtccaaacaaaatttcaactttagaTCAACCTCTACCCTAGTcaatgatttcaaatcatgatttcgagttcatgtccaaacgcctacttataaTTATCCATCTGTGATAGTTAAACTATATCTACTTTATAGGAAGCAAGGGCATTGCTTGGAAGATATGAGTACCAAAAGGGAAACATAGAGGCTGCTCTACATGTGTTTGAAGGGATAGATATTTACTCAGTGACTACTAAAATGAAAGTCACCCTTGCCAAAAGAGCTCGAACTCAAAAGAGACGTTCGCAGAAGTATGATACACCACCAATGTCCATACATGCTGTGAGTTTGCTCCTGGAAGCAGTCTTTCTTAAAGCAAAATCATTGCAAGCTCTTGGGAGGTGTAAAGGTTAGACTATACATGGTAGTCTTCAGTTCATTTTTTGtaataaataatactccctccgtttcgatttgtttgtcttacttacctttttagtttgtttcagAAAAAATgccactttctatatttagtaattgTTACACCCAACATCCTACATAACATGTTTAGGTCTTCAACATTACCATTCTCAAAAGAACATAACATATTTAGGACCACAAGGATCATAGGGCATTTTGGTgcattatacacatatttagtttaacaccacaagattcaaaagtcttctttattttcttaaacgcTGTCACCTTCACAttaattgggacggagggagtatttttttacatgagtCCAAATAGAGCAAAATGAATTATGGCAATTCATATAGTTGAACCCAACAAGCTTCGCATTGAGGcgtagtagttgttgttgtaacatCTTCGTTTACGTGTTTCAATTTGACATTCATTTTCAGTTAGGACAACTTCGTTCAGTATGCACACGTTTTATATGTAAGAGTTTTGTTCAATTTTGTTTAAGTTTGTGCTGGCTCTCTTACATTACTATATCCATCCTCGGGGCCTTCCATGGGACAATGTGAATTATTTTCTGTTTTGTTGATTGCTAGTGATTGTTAATTTCACTATTTGGtcttatttattcttttaaatCACAtgttaatttttccaaaatgatCTGGTTAAATTCATAATTTGTCTTTTTAGTTAGATTATTAGATATCTTACTTGTGGGGTAGTATGAGAATATTTTTCCTTGCTTCTTAGCAACCTTACAAACACCTCTCTCCTGAAGAAGCTTTTGTGCATTTTTACTAGGGATAAttcagtgttgtcaaaggcgcgaTTAAGCCCTGAAACGAGGCTCAAAAAATGTTTGGCGCTTCGCCTCGCTTATTTTGCTCTTtagtgtcatcatcaaggctctaagacaaaCTTTTCCTTGCGAACTATCGTAATAAAAATCAATTCTTTGTATTATTTCCAGATATGCACCTTTTTGCATTATTTCTACATATGCACCTTTTTGCATTAAAACCCAcactttatttgcgctttgcaCTTAAAGCCCCATGGATCTTAGTGCTTTTTTgtgcttttcgcttttgataaaaTTGGGACaattacatttttggaccgctcaaaaaaattatagccagcaaatgtataggttttaCTATATCCATCCTCGGGGCCTTCCATGGGACAATGTGAATTATTTTCTGTTTTGTTGATTGCTAGTGATTGTTAATTTCACTATTTGGtcttatttattcttttaaatCACAtgttaatttttccaaaatgatCTGGTTAAATTCATAATTTGTCTTTTTAGTTAGATTATTAGATATCTTACTTGTGGGGTAGTATGAGAATATTTTTCCTTGCTTCTTAGCAACCTTACAAACACCTCTCCTGAAGAAGCTTTTGTGCATTTTTACTAGGGATAAttcagtgttgtcaaaggcgcgaTTAAGCCCTGAAACGAGGCTCAAAAAATGTTTGGCGCTTCGCCTCGCTTATTTTGCTCTTtagtgtcatcatcaaggctctaagacaaaCTTTTCCTTGCGAACTATCGTAATAAAAATCAATTCTTTGTATTATTTCCAGATATGCACCTTTTTGCATTATTTCTACATATGCACCTTTTTGCATTAAAACCCACACTTTATTTGCGCTGCACTTAAAGCCCCATGGATCTTAGTGCTTTTTTgtgcttttcgcttttgataaaaTTGGGACaattacatttttggaccgctcaaaaaaattatagccagcaaatgtataggttttaTATATTAAgagtttgtgtgtgtgtgtgtgtgtgtgtgtgtatatatatattatacatattgtacacataaatacacatataatatacataatccgtgtatatgttttgtatattttggctagcgccCATAAATAATTTCAGCCgatgggaaaaaaatgaaaaaagcccTTTTTACTATGGCATTTCTATAGTGATTGTGTACACAGCATGGTAAGGAATTACGTGAACCTGAAAGCTCAGAAACTGCAAGTTTTCGACATCTTTTATCTGATGCATTCTCCAAATATTTTTGCAGAAGCTGCTCAATCATGCACTGTTATTCTGGACATTGTTGAATCTTCATTACCAGAAGGCTTGCCTGAAAACTTTGGTGCTGATTGTAAATTGCAGGAGATTCTCAGCCAGGCTGTCAGGCTGCTTCCACAATTATGGATACTCGCAGATGCTCCTAAAGATGCAATTATGTCATACCGCCGAGCTCTTCTTCGTCAGTGGAATCTTGATGTCCAAACTAATGCAAAGATTCAGAAAGAGTTTGCCATTTTTCTTCTATACAGCGGAAATGAATACACTCCCCCTAGTCTCAGATTCCAAATGGACAGTTCATTTGTTCCCAGATCTAATACCGAGGAGGCCATTCTTCTCTTGATGATCTTATTGAGAAAGGTTACTCTACGAATTATAGAGTGGGACCCGTCGATTCTTGACCATATCTCATATGCATTATCTATCTCAGGTAGCCTACGGGCTCTGGCTAACCAAGTAGAAGAGTTGCTTCCTAGGAATATTGATAGCCGTGAAAGGTATCATATCTTAGCTCTCTGTTATTACGGAGAAGGAGATAACTTCGCCGCCTTGAACTTGTTGCGAAAACTATTGAGTAGTACTGAGGATCCCACTTGTGTTCCAGGTTTGTAGTGGTGTCAAATGGGCTGAAATGGCTTGGGCTAAAATGTGCTAAAAAGcgggtcataacccaacccgcCCAATTCTTACTAAGAATCAATTCCTTTTAtctgttcttttattttttttttgttacctaataaaactatttttttcctctttattatggctatatattaacatatcaaataaaaaaatgtctttttgagaatattttgacaagatttctTATGGGTCAATTTGGGCTATATGTCAACCCAATCTTTTGATGGGCTGAAATGGGTTGGGTGGAATGAATAAATGGGCGGTTCAATGACCAGCCCAAACTTGGGCGGGTTTGGCGTGTTGTTTTCATGGGCTGATTTTGCCAACCCTGCAGGTTTGTTACTGGCTTCAAAAGTCTGTGCTGAAAGCTTAGAATGTGTAGGAGACGGCATAAACTTTGGTCGTAGGGCTATTGAAAGCTTGCAAGGAAGATGCGATCAGCTGATGGGCGTTGCACACTATGTCTTAGGTCTTTCACTTTCAGCACATTCTAGAGCTGTGTTGACAGATACCGAGAGGATTAGGATGCAATCGGAAGCACTTCAATCCTTGGAATCTGCTGGGAGACTGACGAAGATGAACGACTCCAATGTCATGTACCATCTTTGTTTAGAAAATGCGGAGCAAAGGAAGTTGGATATTGCGCTCCGTTATGCAAGGTGCTTTCATGAATTGGAAGGTGGGTCTGCTCTGAAGGGGTGGATGCTGTTGGCTCGGGTTTTATCGGCTCAAAAGCAGTTTCCAGAAGCTGAAACTGTCATTGATGCAGCTGTAGATCAGAGCGGAAAGTGGGATCAGGGAGTATTGTTGAGAACCAAAGCTAAGCTCCAAATTGCACAAGGCCAAGTGAAAAATGCTTTAGGAACATATAGTCAGCTTCTTGCTGTTCTTCAGTTCCAGAGGAAAAGCTTCGGAGTGGTGGAAAAtctcaaggtaagtcaatcacCCTTACGAGGTGAATTGTAAGAGATTTCCTTCTTACAAATCTCTCTATTGTCTTTTGTGCTTCCCCTTTCTACCCCTCGTGaaattactactactattattattattattattttatttttctggaaaagaaatatataaCGCTTGATTTTCATATATGTAACAGAAGGAAAGAGACGACAACAGAACTATGGAGCTGGAAACCTGGCATGATCTTGCTTCCATCTACATTAAATCATCTCGGTGGCAAGATGCAGAGGTCTGCCTTTCCAAATCCAAGGCCATTAGTTGTTATTCCGCTTCGAGATTGTATATTGCTGGTAGATATATTTCACACTCATTATCTCCTCATGCATTGCTTAGTGCTTACTATTCTAAACATATCCATCTATCTCAGATGTtacatttttattgttttaatatTCATGAGAAAGCAAGCTAAAAGGTTATTAAAGTCTGTATGCAATATGGAGTCAATTTGACTATACCTAAATGTGAAAGCCAAGGGAAAAAACGTACGTGGCAGATATGATAGTTTTAGCTTTGTGATACCATAGGCTTTGACTTTTGTTAGTGGTGTCCTGGAAAATTTCATGTCTCAAGAGTTTTGCAATAGCTCTAGCAGTATTGTATTCCTGTCTgatacacacatatattttGCAATATCTTCAGTGATTCATTCTTTCCTTAAAATCCCTCCCCCACACCCCCCAAACCCCCAACCAAACAACCACCCCACCACCCAAAAGGAAAAGGGTTACCCACTAACTTTCAAGGAATCAGATTAACCCTGTGGTTTTATTTGTTCCCTATTAAATTGACATAATCGGGTAGTGATAGTAACTGGGGTCGTATCTTTAGGGGAGCGGAAGAGTATTCATCTGAATCCCCTTTGCCGGAgaattacattatatatacaaggttaaaaaactattttttatgtatatataatagatattATATCTCCGGGGATTCTTCGcgtgtttacttctttatattgtGAATCCCTTTAGTAAAAGATCCTGACTCCGTCACTGTTATTAGTAACTCCTTTAATTCCATAAGACCTTGTCAAACCCAATGGCTGAGGGAGTGACTCTTTTATTGGCTCAATTTTTTCTCAGTGTGGATAATCTGTCTATTAGCGATGCTCAGTTTTTCATTGTTACTGTTATATAATCTACACCAGATCTCTGATTCTTTGGAGAAGTATGAATAGAATGTCGGATGATTTTTCTCCATGTCACCAGTCAACCCTAGTTGTGCATAGATGAGTGTTGGAGGATGAACCAATGTGTTTTCCTGCATTCTTATGGTGCTTTTCactaactttttgtacataattAGTTCTTGCTTCAGACATCAGGAGTCATCTTTGAAGTTACACAGGGTTTATGTTATAATCATATTCTTCTCATGTGCGCTAGCTAGCGGCTTTATCAAAGGCGGAGCTaggattttgagtttatggGTTCTGGATTATAGAAACGCATTTTACTGGGTTCTCGATAAATTACTTATATAAGTGGATTTTTGAACACAAAAACAAAGTTTGAGTCAAAGCTACTGGGTTCTGCCAAACCTGTAGTCGAAGTTATAGCTCCGCCCCCGGGCTTTATGGTGTACTTATAGCTCCGCCCCCGGGCTTTATGGTGTACTTACTCCCTCCTTAGTATTCAGCTTAATGTAATTTTTCGATagtaccagtttcaaaaaaagtcTTCCAACTCTAGTTCCTCTttatccaaaaaagaaaaaagaaaaaaaacttccaATTCTAGTTTCTATCATGCACTCAAAACTTTTATAATGTTATTGGGCCAACAAACTATAATGTTTACTCTATGTTGTAGCATGATGAACATGCTTCTGCACACTTTATGTGTAGCTCTTTGTATCAAATAGCATGCGATTTTGATGGAGTCTATTGCGTAGGTTTGCTTCATCAGTCAAAGGGCCATGACAAAGCTGCACTAGAGGATTACACAAACGCTCTTGCTGTTGATCCATCTCATGTGCCAAGTCTAATATCAACCGCGATGGTAATTAGGCAGATAGGTAACTATTGTCCTGGAACTGTTATAAGTTATCTGAGAGAAGCACTGCGACTTGATCGGATGAATGCTTCTGCATGGCATAATCTTGGCCTGATTTACAAAGAGGAAGGTTCAGTAACGGAAGCAGCTGAGTGTTTTCAAGCAGCTAATTCACTGGAGGAGACTCAGCCTATTGAACCCTTCAGATGACTACCTGTTTATACATAGCTAAGATCTTGTCGTTTTATGACACGAGGGAAAGATAAGTGATTTTGCTTGTATTTCTTGAGCATGTTTCTGACGCTCAAGTCCGGGTTCTTCCAAATGATTTAGAATGGAAAGATTTTGGTCAAAAGAGGAAGCTTATTCTTTCTTAGATCTGATAAGAGAGGAGGTAGATAGAGTCGGAACGTTAGGCTCTTACTGACTTCATCTAGTACATGGTCTTATACAATATTTTCTTGCCTTTGGATATACAGATAGTCCTGAAACACATAAGTTTATGATACATAGAGATCTTTCTCCCCCGGGATCTTTAGAATTCTCACTGCTTAACTTCCAATTTGCCTCTGAACATGGAATGAAATGTGAATAACTTGTCCTCCTCTCTTTGAAAGAAGGGGCGCTTCCGGTTTTGTCGGTGCTTGAGACAATTTTGGCTTCTCCATATTTATATCTCTAGAGTCAATAATTTTATACGAGGAACTACTGCCGGTACTTTTCAGTTCTGTTGAGGTCCATCCTGCAAAGGTACTCAACGTGTTTCAATACTCTGCTTATAGAATCAGTTGGCCTTGTCCTTATATAGATGTGCTGATCCTTCTTGTTTGATGTATATtgtaaggattttttttttctttgtatatTGTAAGATCTTTCGTGTGAATACACAAGTTGTGTGATCTGGGTATCTGTGTAGCTCAAAAATTCTCAAGGTGGAGGACAAGGAGGTGCTACTAATTTTTTCTATAACGGTGGTGTTCGGATCAAGCGCGCACTTTAATTATTCCATTTGGTGTTTGTTACATTTACCAGCACAAGTGCTTATTATGAAAGAGGACCATTAATATATGGCAGCTATTTGTTTTATGACGCACTTGCGCACACTTGACTACATGTTGGATACCTGTTACTTCCACTAGCACAAGTATCGGATAACCCTATATACCAATGTTTGGGCAGATTGAAAAAAATCACCAAACACTTCATCTCTACCGGAAGTTAACTCTAGCATTCCTAGGCTTTCAATGTAGGCTCGGTCATGTCCGGTCTCAGTGTGGTTGATCATCCTCTCGGACAACTATGGATTGTCACCTTGGTAAGCTATTGCctcaccaactagctaatcagACACGAGCTCTTCCTGGGCAGATTCGTCCTTTTGCTCCTCAGTCTACGGGGTATTAGTAGCCGCTTCCGGCCAGCGTAATTAACCGTCGGGTCACACCCTAGGTGTCCAAATATGGCAGCTTTATTATTGGTGGCCTTGTATAAACCTGCCGTACACAAACAGAACTGACGTTTGCTAACTAATCAAATTACCTCAATAGTGCATTTTGAACAATGggatataaatataataaagggCAGATAGAGTGAATAATTTCTGTTTCCTGTCAATAGAAACAGCTGAACTAGCAAAGCCAATGCATTTCCTGGAAACTTTCAAAATAGTCCTGAATACAGATTCTACTGTTCGGGCTTCTTCTCGTTCTTCTTTAGCACCTACAGCAGAGATTAGATGTCCATGATCCTTTAAAAGGGATTGCGCTTTTAGATCCTTACGAAACCCCATTCTCTTAATACCATTATTCCTGTTTCATCCCAAGCTATCTAACTTGAACTCGTTGTGCTGTACTCGCGAGAAAAGGAAGGCAACTAGCTTATACTTTAACTGGCCCAAGTCACAAGCTCTCAAGGAATGAAATATTATCAAACACCATTCACTATTTTGGATAGTGTTATGGTTCTATCTTTTTTCTTAGCAACTGACATTCAAGATTTTCATGTAAttgtatgtattattttctcgaTCACATGTGGTGTTCGTCAATATCTTTTATGACCAGGCACTGCCATTTTGTAGACATTCGGTGTATTCCTGGTCTGGATACATGAACCTTTAAGATAAACTATATCAGAATACAAACAAAGGATACTAATAACTTTACAGATTAATGAGCTTGCATGGGACAAACTGACTATCAAAAGCCTAATTTTAAGAGCTCCAACTAAATCATCAAACGTTCCATTAGCTCAGAccaatagaaaatagaacaaccAATACATTCTCTATTCACAAGATCATTTCCCCCCACACTAGGATAAAAGTTGGACTATCATCACATAGAGCACGACTTGCTTGGGATTGAGGCATAGTTGTTGTTATAATACTATCACACTGAGGTCAGTATTCACCATATGTTTTCGCGGCGCCTCACATTCCGTGTCCGGTCATTATATCTGGGGCTGTCTTGAGCTCACTGGGGCACTGGCTCCACTCTCCTTTGTC contains:
- the LOC132050555 gene encoding protein NPGR2-like isoform X2 — its product is MKNDNWVNKPGKMMKCFCSGEQLQVDESLATKDYTSSVRSSRDEKSEQTPDTGNIEEAESSLRESGALNYEEARALLGRYEYQKGNIEAALHVFEGIDIYSVTTKMKVTLAKRARTQKRRSQKYDTPPMSIHAVSLLLEAVFLKAKSLQALGRCKEAAQSCTVILDIVESSLPEGLPENFGADCKLQEILSQAVRLLPQLWILADAPKDAIMSYRRALLRQWNLDVQTNAKIQKEFAIFLLYSGNEYTPPSLRFQMDSSFVPRSNTEEAILLLMILLRKVTLRIIEWDPSILDHISYALSISGSLRALANQVEELLPRNIDSRERYHILALCYYGEGDNFAALNLLRKLLSSTEDPTCVPGLLLASKVCAESLECVGDGINFGRRAIESLQGRCDQLMGVAHYVLGLSLSAHSRAVLTDTERIRMQSEALQSLESAGRLTKMNDSNVMYHLCLENAEQRKLDIALRYARCFHELEGGSALKGWMLLARVLSAQKQFPEAETVIDAAVDQSGKWDQGVLLRTKAKLQIAQGQVKNALGTYSQLLAVLQFQRKSFGVVENLKKERDDNRTMELETWHDLASIYIKSSRWQDAEVCFISQRAMTKLH
- the LOC132050555 gene encoding protein NPGR2-like isoform X1, with protein sequence MKNDNWVNKPGKMMKCFCSGEQLQVDESLATKDYTSSVRSSRDEKSEQTPDTGNIEEAESSLRESGALNYEEARALLGRYEYQKGNIEAALHVFEGIDIYSVTTKMKVTLAKRARTQKRRSQKYDTPPMSIHAVSLLLEAVFLKAKSLQALGRCKEAAQSCTVILDIVESSLPEGLPENFGADCKLQEILSQAVRLLPQLWILADAPKDAIMSYRRALLRQWNLDVQTNAKIQKEFAIFLLYSGNEYTPPSLRFQMDSSFVPRSNTEEAILLLMILLRKVTLRIIEWDPSILDHISYALSISGSLRALANQVEELLPRNIDSRERYHILALCYYGEGDNFAALNLLRKLLSSTEDPTCVPGLLLASKVCAESLECVGDGINFGRRAIESLQGRCDQLMGVAHYVLGLSLSAHSRAVLTDTERIRMQSEALQSLESAGRLTKMNDSNVMYHLCLENAEQRKLDIALRYARCFHELEGGSALKGWMLLARVLSAQKQFPEAETVIDAAVDQSGKWDQGVLLRTKAKLQIAQGQVKNALGTYSQLLAVLQFQRKSFGVVENLKKERDDNRTMELETWHDLASIYIKSSRWQDAEVCLSKSKAISCYSASRLYIAGLLHQSKGHDKAALEDYTNALAVDPSHVPSLISTAMVIRQIGNYCPGTVISYLREALRLDRMNASAWHNLGLIYKEEGSVTEAAECFQAANSLEETQPIEPFR